From the genome of Solanum lycopersicum chromosome 7, SLM_r2.1:
ATATGGGAGaaaccctttttttttctcttttacatTGAACCTCGATAAATTTAGCTTCACAGCGAAAGTTTTATATTTGAAggtaaaatatctttttaacaaaaataatgtcatAGTTAAAATATTCGAATTTAAGATatctaattaagaataaagGAATACTAATTATCCACCGTAATTCTTGATAAGAGAGAAAGCCTTTTGTTAGGGTGTGGGTTATAGCtcaattctttttcctttttgtttgttgtttttgtcTCAATCCtagaacatttatttttattacatttaaTAGGGAAATGAAAGGGTTAATAATTTTTACCACTACTAATCCTAAAATGTATCAACTTACACAATACTTTTTCGgttcttaattatttatctataatttttttcagttttttctaattatttattcattaataatatttttttaaaaaatttattatactttcaattaattattttgaaagaaatagaacttttgaaaatattaaatttttaattcattcactTCACAATTAATAGGAACAagtgataaatttattatgtcaaTTATAAATTTCTTAATAGGCATGTCAATTCAAAAGCGACAAGTAATTAAAAACAAATGGAGTATAACTTAAACAACATCACAGGCTCAAAGGCCTTAAACATATGTTGTTTTTTTTGGTGAGGTTTATGGAGTTACAAGCAACCaagaaagaattattatttgTTGCTTGAAGGctcgataatttttatttcaccAATCCTTTCtattttcaattgattaatttctttctttacGCAAACATTTAATTcgtcaattattatatttacgattttttattttagtttgcaTTTTTCAAATAGCCAGAATCGGACGTTAATTTTAGATGTGGTACTCGCTTGTAATTAACTTTTGCGATGTACATTGTAAAATggcaaattattttattttactatcgCCAAAAGGTTTCATATTTAAGTCTTGAATATTTCAAGTCTATGCGCAGGGTTCGAAGAAAGACCGAATACGAAGGGCTTATTCCTCTTTTATTTCTGCGACACACAGTCCATTATCCACGCACACGCACCCACTCTTTTTTCTCTTGTTCTCTTCAATTTTTCTGCGCCTTCACAGTTGGCCACTATCGTCCATGGCTTACTATTACACTCTGTATTGTACTGATGAAAGCAAAATATCGTAGCTTCACAGTCAATTTTTAGGGCTTAATGGACTTAGACACCAAAACCCATCAACGCACAGCAGCCGTTACAAGCAGTAGTACTAAAACTGAGCTTTTTATTTGCTTTACTTCtcgtctttcttcttcttcatctttatcTTCTTCCATGAAATTCTCCAAATCAATTCTTAGTCCTGGTCGTGCACGTGATGGGCCGCTTTCTCTTCCCATTTCTCTTAGCCGGAGACTCAGAGCAAATGGGAGCTTAAAAGGTGGTCAAGCTTCTCCGATGTTTCCGTCCACCGGGAAGAAACGTGGGTCGGGTTTTGAAAACCCGGAACCTACTTCTCCGAAGGTTACTTGTATTGGTCAAGTTCGAGTGAAGACGAAGAAGAAGGTGAAACAGACACGGAGTTTGTCGAAGAGAAGAAGTGGAAGCGGTGAGGTGAGTTTTAGAAAAATAGAGCAAGCTCAAGTCAGTGAGGCATTTAATCAAACAGATGATAGGCTATTGTTAAGGAATCAGAGATACTCACAAGGGAACTCGAGTGTGCATTATCAGCAACAAGAATGTGTTTCTCATAGAAATCAAAGATGGGTTCATCTTCCATTGACGATATGTGAAGCTTTGAGAGCTTTCGGTGCTGAGTTTAGCTGTTTGTTCCCTTGTCGTTCGTCGTGTTTTTCGACGAACCAAAGGGTAAAAGAAGAGAAAGGAGGGGAGAACAATGAACATACATCGTGTGGGGCGGTGTTTGCTAGATGGTTAGTAGCAGTGCAAGATGGGGAAGGAGGGAAAAGAAGGGATATTGAGTTGGTGGTAGCGAGCggtgaagaagaaagaacagAGGAGGCGAGGTGTAGCAGTACAATGAGGAGTTCAAGAAGACATGTATTTGAAGATATTGAATTTAAGGATGAGATTGTTGAAATGGAAAGCGGAGGAGGTAGAGTGAGTGTTTGTATTCCGCCGAAAAATGCTCTGCTTCTTATGAGATGCAGATCCGATCCTCTGAAAATGGCTGACCTTACTAATCGGTTCAGGGAGTCACCTGTTTTGAAACATTATGACGAGGAGGAAGACGAACAAGAAGATGTTGGAGAATTGGAAAAATTCGGAGAAATTAAGCGTATGGAAATCTTAGATTATCAGATACGTGAACCAAGTAACGATGTTGAATCAACGGGGAAATTGTGCAAAATGCCTGGTGAAACTAGTCTTTCGGTAGATCTCAATGAAGTCGAAGAGAATCCGGAGGAAATAGAGGAAGAAAGAAAGCATGAAACTTGTGAATTAGCCGCAGAAAAAATGGAGGAAGAGCATGACCGAATAGAGTGTTTTGTAGGCGAAGTCGAAGAGTATCTTGAACAACCAGTCCAAATGGTTAATCATACGGAAGATAATGAAGAAATTGGAAGTAACCATGCTGAAGAGATTGCGGAAGGAGGAGAAAAACTGACCATTTCGCCTCGTTTATCGTTATCAGAGAGCTCGAATAGACGAAGTAtgaaaattgatgaggaagaaCTAGAACTAGTAACTGAAGAAGCTGCattggaagaagaagaagaacgaTTCAAGTTAACCGTAATGAAAGAGATTGAAGAAATACTAATGCTGGGTAAAGTAGAAATGAATTCGACAACGCCCCAACAAGAAGACGAACAAATTGAAGCAGAGAAGCAAATTGAACAACCCAAAGAGCCTGAAAACGAAGAAAAAGAATCCGTTTTACCAGAGTGTTTGTTACTAATGATGTGTGAACCGAAGCTATCAATGGAAGTTTCGAAAGAAACATGGGTGTGTAGAAGGGATTTTCTCAGATGGTTACCCGAAAGAAAACAACACACCAAACCACCCAAGAAAGAGATCCCCGAAGAACTACCCAAAAGGCGGCGAAGCACTGACACTAAACCCACGGAACACAGGAACAAACACCTATTACAACCACCAAGATCATCGTGTTCTTTACCAGCAGCCACGGGGATGTCCATGGCTACTATGATTGAGCAGAAACTAGTGAATGCAGCAGCTTACGAGCCGTTTGTATTGACAAGATGCAAGTCGGAGCCAATGAGGACAGCGGCAGCTAAGCTGACCCCGGAGAATTGTTGCTGgaaaaacagaaaaattgaGCCTCACCGGCCAGCTACATTTGGCGTCGGGGCAGCTGGAGTCGGGTTTTGAGCTGACCCGATTGGTTTGTTACTATTGAATACAATAGTCTAGCACTGTGTGTCTAGCTTgtacattttctttaaatgaaATTATCAATTTAGGTTTATGATTTTTCAGTTGGTGTTCGGTACATTCAAGTCGAAAAGTTTTATATCGAGGATGCAATAAACATTATCTAACAAACACAATTTCATATATCAAGAGTTAAAAGAAGTACTTATCACTCTGCTACGACTCTCGTGATAAATAGTTTAGTTGGTATTTTCTTTAATATCACTCTGCTACTGTTGTCTGAATTAACATCAATTTGTTGGGGAGGTAGACGATAAGGATTGAGGATAGGTTTTATATGAATGTTTTTTTCTGATATACTAATGAGATGTCACCCTCCTTCTATTGGTGTTTCCTTTGTTTTTTTACGATTCCGATAGCATTTGAAgtctgattaatttaaatttatttatatgcaAAATATTCACTCTAAAGGTGAAAATTCTAGTTAGTCAATGATATAGAAATACTTACCACTACCATGTAACTTTTAATAGTATGCCTCATTTCATACCAAGGAAggttatttttgtcattttgaagaaatattttCGAAAATTTGATCTTGAAAGTATCTGATATTTTTCTCCGTAGCAAACACATCCTTGATCTTACATTTTCCTATTTGTTTGCTACTTACTTACTTTGTATCTTGccattttaatgttatattttcttACAATCCAGTTTTGAATACTTGTTTTTTAAGTCGAGGATCTATCAAACACAACCTTCCTACGTACGTTGTTGTTccaataaacaaaaatgaaaatgctAGTATATTTATCCCTAGTACTTAGTTAACAAAAAGCAATCACTAGGTTCAAACAAGCTAA
Proteins encoded in this window:
- the LOC101262936 gene encoding uncharacterized protein — encoded protein: MDLDTKTHQRTAAVTSSSTKTELFICFTSRLSSSSSLSSSMKFSKSILSPGRARDGPLSLPISLSRRLRANGSLKGGQASPMFPSTGKKRGSGFENPEPTSPKVTCIGQVRVKTKKKVKQTRSLSKRRSGSGEVSFRKIEQAQVSEAFNQTDDRLLLRNQRYSQGNSSVHYQQQECVSHRNQRWVHLPLTICEALRAFGAEFSCLFPCRSSCFSTNQRVKEEKGGENNEHTSCGAVFARWLVAVQDGEGGKRRDIELVVASGEEERTEEARCSSTMRSSRRHVFEDIEFKDEIVEMESGGGRVSVCIPPKNALLLMRCRSDPLKMADLTNRFRESPVLKHYDEEEDEQEDVGELEKFGEIKRMEILDYQIREPSNDVESTGKLCKMPGETSLSVDLNEVEENPEEIEEERKHETCELAAEKMEEEHDRIECFVGEVEEYLEQPVQMVNHTEDNEEIGSNHAEEIAEGGEKLTISPRLSLSESSNRRSMKIDEEELELVTEEAALEEEEERFKLTVMKEIEEILMLGKVEMNSTTPQQEDEQIEAEKQIEQPKEPENEEKESVLPECLLLMMCEPKLSMEVSKETWVCRRDFLRWLPERKQHTKPPKKEIPEELPKRRRSTDTKPTEHRNKHLLQPPRSSCSLPAATGMSMATMIEQKLVNAAAYEPFVLTRCKSEPMRTAAAKLTPENCCWKNRKIEPHRPATFGVGAAGVGF